From Mycobacterium cookii:
TCGCAGGCGGCGAAGTCATCTCCCACGTCGCCGGCACCGCGGATGCCGCACGCGTGCAAGGCCGGCCGACCCTGAGATTCGCTCAAGTCAGCGACAGCCACATCGGGTTCATGGGCAAAGCCAATCCGAATGTCGCCGCGTCGTTCGCCCAGTCGATCGATCGGATCAACAATCTCGGCTACACACCGGATTTCGTCATCCACACCGGCGATCTCACCCACCTGTCCACCCCGAGTCAGTTCGATCAGGTCAAGCAGATGATGACCGGACTGCGCACCCCGCACGTCTTCACCGTTCCCGGCGAACACGACTCGGTCGACGACGCGGGCGAGAAGTACCGAAGCGCGTTCGGCGCCGGGACCCGCGGCGACGGCTGGTACAGCTTCGACATCGCCGGTGTGCATGTGATCGCGTTGGTGAACACGCTGAACTTGAAGAAATTGGGCCATCTGGGTGTCGAACAGCTGGATTTCGTCGCCAAGGATGTCGCGGCGTTGCCCAGCGACACGCCGATCATCGTGTTCAGCCACATCCCGCTGTTCGCCATGTACCCGGACTGGGGCTGGGGAACCGACGATGCCGTCCAGGCGCTGAGCTATCTGCGCCGCTTCTCATCGGTGACTTGCCTGAACGGCCATGTCCACCAAGTGTTTTCCAAAACGGAGGGCAACGTGACGTTTCACAGCGGGACGACCACCGCATATCCGCTGCCGCATCCCGGTGACGGCCCTGCGCCCAAGCCGGTCACCTTGCCGGCCGGCAAATTGCACGACGCGCTGGGCATCCGCGAAGTCGGCTACACCCGGGGCCAGAATGTCCTTGCGTTGAAAGAGCAGGCGCTGCAATGAATGTGACCAGAATCGGCATAGCCGTGGCACTGATCGTCAGCGGGATCAGCCATGCATACCTGTATGTGCACGGCTACCAACACATCCCGACGATCGGTACCGCGTTCCTGCTGCAGGCCAGCGTGTCCTTTTCGCTCGCGCTGTTGATCCTGATCGGCGGACCCGGCTGGCTTTGGTGGGCCGGGGCCGCGGTGGCCGGCGGTGCGCTGGCCGCGTTCGCCATGTCGCGGACGGTCGGGATCTTCGGATTCTCCGAACGGGGATTCCAGCCGTCACCGCACGCGGCGATCAGTGTCGTCGCCGAACTGGTGACGGTCGGGCTTGTTGCGGCGTATCTGGTTGGGCAGCGGCGGGCGGATTCTGTTCGGTGAGCGCGCTGCCGCGGAGTTGCAGGAACGGATGAGCGCCGCGGCTGGCGGTCCGAGAACCGGGCCGCGGGTGAGCGGCTGGCGGTCATCGGCGAGTTCGATGCTCTTGCGACAAAGTAGGGGAGCGCGAGACGTGGTGCACCGACACCCAGGAGGCGTGACGGCCGAAATCGCTGCGGCGCCGGGATTATCCAGGCGCTGGCGATCAGGGGTGCAGGCCCGACGGCAGGATCACTGAGTTGGGCATGCACTTGTCGGTTGACCCACCCTTCGATGCGAAGTCGTCGTCGGCATACATGCCGAACTCGCATGATCGCAGAGCACCAAGGCGCAAATCGGGTGAGCGAAGGTGCTTCTAGGTGGACCTCCTCCATTTGCGCGGGGCTGTCACCCGCGCGGGCATCCGCTCGCTGAAATGTTCTTTAGCAAACCGCTGACAACACCTGGTCAAAAGTTCTAGGGCTGGCGCGACCGGTCTGCAGCACGAAGGTCGCCGAGGTTGTGACATGTCGACGGCACCAGGTTCGGGCGAAACTGCAGCGGTCAAGCCCGCGACGAGGATGATGGGAAAACCACTAGGGCATCGGGCAGGGGCATGGAGGTGAAGCCGTGACGGCGAATTGCAGTCTTGACGGCTATGGCGGCTGTCGCACCGACTCCGGTTGCAGATGCCGAAGTCTGCACCGGCGACGCCACCACCGAAGGAATCGAATCATGCGTTTGAAAGCTGTGCCCACAGCCGCGGCGTTGGTCGCCTGGATGTTGACACCGTCGTCTCCGGCGAGCGCAGCGGGGCTATGCACCGACAAGACCAACCCGCAGGCCCATCAAGTTTGCATGGCGAACGCGAACGGGCAGTGCGGCGGGATCGGAATGTTCGGGGCGTCGCACAGCACGTGCACCTACGCCGATGGTTCCCGCGATGAATGCGACTGGCACATCACCAGCCTCACCACCGCAACCGGCTCCTGCACGTGGTTCCCGACGCCGCCAGATTTCCCTATTGGCCCCCCGCCGCCGCCAGCTTCGTGACCACATTTTGACCCAGCTCTAATGCGTGGGAGCTGTCGCTCTCTGAGCTAACCGCGCACACGCGCGTAAATGCGCGTCCTGCCGCGGCCCGAGCCGGACCAATTGCGGAACCGCTGCGCTGACCGGGCTGCGATGATGCCAACCCGTCGACGCACCCGGGCCCAGAACCGCGCCAATTACATTGCCGCCGAACGCAAGCTGAACCGCCAGAGTCGACAAGCCGCTCGCGCCGCGCCGTCGTCCCCGCAGGACGACGACGAACCTCCGCCCTTCTAGGGCAGGTTCAATCTCCAGAACGCGTTCATGGGTGTGGCGTACATGTCGTTGGCGGTGAGCGGAGCCAGAGTTCCTGGCCCGGCACGCAAGGCGTCTTCGATGGTCGCCATCAGGCTGTACTCGTTGTAGTAGGCGTCGGTGGTGAAGGGTCCGGACACCATCCCACCATCCGTCACGGCGCCCGTGTTCGGGATGACGATCATCGGAACGTTGTTGCCTTCGTTGCCTATGCCCAGTGACAAGTTGTTGTTGTCCTCGTCGAACGTGATGATGATCGCATCGTGCTGCGACGGGTCAGTCCACGTTGGCGAGTTTTCAATGGTGGACACCTCTTGCTGGACGAATTGGTCGGCGGCCGGGACGTTGTACTGCTGGTTTGTGAGCTGACCGCCAATGAAGTGGAGAATGCCGCTGAGGCTATTGATGGGGCCTTCCCCGTTGTTGGCCTCGTCGGCAGCGATCCAGGTGAATTCCGGGAACTTGCTCGGGTCCGCGAGGTTGTTCTGCAAATCCGTCAGCGGAAGCAGGTGCTCCTGGAGGTATGCGGGGGTGTTGTCGTAGACGTAGTGGAACTGCGCAAAGGGCAGCTCGTCGACGGAGTAGTTACCCGAAGACACGAGATCACCTGGGGTGGGCATGCTCTGCGCGTAGCCGGCCCACGATATGCCCGCCTGA
This genomic window contains:
- a CDS encoding metallophosphoesterase family protein, with amino-acid sequence MTDAPHQMSRRQLIRHSAWFGAAVGLAVAGGEVISHVAGTADAARVQGRPTLRFAQVSDSHIGFMGKANPNVAASFAQSIDRINNLGYTPDFVIHTGDLTHLSTPSQFDQVKQMMTGLRTPHVFTVPGEHDSVDDAGEKYRSAFGAGTRGDGWYSFDIAGVHVIALVNTLNLKKLGHLGVEQLDFVAKDVAALPSDTPIIVFSHIPLFAMYPDWGWGTDDAVQALSYLRRFSSVTCLNGHVHQVFSKTEGNVTFHSGTTTAYPLPHPGDGPAPKPVTLPAGKLHDALGIREVGYTRGQNVLALKEQALQ